A region of Culicoides brevitarsis isolate CSIRO-B50_1 chromosome 1, AGI_CSIRO_Cbre_v1, whole genome shotgun sequence DNA encodes the following proteins:
- the LOC134837404 gene encoding T-box transcription factor TBX1-like, translated as MHHPDFRPHQHLTASATGFATDGMFASHMSIMQPHMQPPSHHSYAAETSPMELVNDCHFTEDYWNASYKNGSHAIKEMEACLENADKDRPSYKPLERLEQSMSDNEADSLNNNNNNNNLKSSGTNRESPPSIAKAAVILEAKQLWDRFHEQGTEMIVTKAGRRMFPTFQVRVGGLDNDADYIMMMDFVPLDDKRYRYSFPTSGWIVAGKADPISPPRMHVHPDSPAKGSQWAKQMITFDKLKLTNNQYDDHGHIILNSMHRYQPRFHIVYLPPERSANKEKEQFCNYRAFIFPETSFTAVTAYQNQRVTQLKISSNPFAKGFRENEASEE; from the exons atGCATCATCCAGATTTTCGTCCGCACCAACATTTAACGGCATCAGCAACGGGATTCGCTACCGACGGCATGTTCGCGTCTCACATGTCAATAATGCAGCCACACATGCAGCCACCATCGCACCACAGCTACGCCGCCGAAACATCACCGATGGAATTGGTGAACGATTGTCACTTCACCGAGGATTACTGGAATGCCTCGTACAAAAATGGATCGCACGCAATAAAGGAAATGGAAG cctGCTTGGAAAATGCAGACAAAGATCGTCCGTCATACAAGCCATTGGAGCGTCTCGAACAAAGCATGAGCGACAACGAAGCCGACAGTttgaacaataacaacaacaacaacaacctcaAATCCAGTGGCACGAACAGAGAAAGTCCC CCGTCGATCGCAAAGGCAGCCGTAATTCTGGAGGCGAAGCAATTGTGGGACAGATTTCATGAGCAAGGCACGGAGATGATTGTCACAAAGGCAGGCAGACGGATGTTTCCGACGTTTCAAGTGCGTGTTGGAGGTCTGGACAATGATGCCGATTACATAATGATGATGGATTTTGTGCCACTGGACGATAAAAGATACAGATATTCGTTTCCGACGTCCGGGTGGATTGTGGCGGGCAAGGCAGATCCCATTTCGCCGCCACGAATGCACGTGCATCCCGATTCGCCGGCAAAAGGCAGTCAGTGGGCCAAACAAATGATCACATTCGATAAACTTAAGTTGACTAATAATCAGTATGATGATCATGGACAT ataaTTCTCAACTCCATGCATCGCTACCAACCACGATTCCACATCGTCTACTTGCCACCTGAGCGAAGCGCGAACAAAGAAAAGGAACAATTCTGCAATTATCGCGCTTTTATTTTTCCCGAGACGTCATTTACAGCAGTTACGGCATATCAAAATCAAAGg GTGACTCAATTGAAAATATCGAGCAATCCCTTTGCCAAAGGATTTCGTGAAAATGAAGCCAGTGAagagtaa
- the LOC134836793 gene encoding hexamerin-1.1-like: MKLILLACLVAVTYGASVPHTHQVKYADKEFLEKQEDIFALFRHIYQPEYNQALVAYAKAWDIKAHKDAYTKKEAVEEFIELYEHGFLPKGEVFSVFDEKQREQAIALFHILFYAKDFDTFYRTAAWARYYVNEGMFVYATTVAFTHRDDLQGYILPPLYEIYPFYFINSEVITKARQYKMQGYHGMKEVEGVKTVVINHNYTGSNIYTNPEQKLSYFTEDIGLNSYYYYFHTDYPFWMGGKEFGIVNDRRGELYLYEHQQLLARYYLERLSNGLGHIPEFTWEKPIRTGYYPQLSYYNGHAFPVREDHHLFNKEDHYHDIEMIEEYEHRIIDAIDLGYVVLPNGEHVDLTKPESIEILGNMIQGNEDSVNTRYYKYIAMFAKMILGTSVEAVEYHKVIPSVLEHFETCLRDPVFYQIYRRIAHFYYQFKDHLPSYTHEELSFPGVKIDEVEVDKLVTFFDKYDVDVTNAIDMEPEPAGKHTKDSKIEYKPDPVVIKARTTRLNHKPFNYKLTITSEKATKGVVRAFIGPKFNEYGAHYHLSENRENFYELDHFLYDLVPGKNVINRNSVDFYGFVNDRTTYYELYKKVMLAITGDGKFPLDQSEAHCGFPARLMLPKGTKGGMEFQMFFIISEYKAPAVPLYKGYDPVVSCGVGSGARYIDALPFGYPFDRKIDETTFYTENMVFEDVVIFHKRETDVNVVA; this comes from the exons ATGAAGTTGATTCTCCTCGCTTGCTTAGTCGCCGTGACTTACGGAGCCTCCGTGCCTCATACGCATCAAGTCAAGTACGCCGACAAAGAATTCCTGGAAAAACAAGAGGATATTTTCGCACTTTTCCGTCACATTTACCAACCGGAATACAATCAAGCCCTCGTGGCATATGCCAAGGCATGGGATATCAAAGCCCACAAAGATGCCTACACCAAAAAAGAAGCTGTCGAGGAATTTATTGAACTCTACGAGCACGGTTTCTTGCCGAAAGGTGAAGTTTTCTCCGTTTTCGATGAAAAGCAACGCGAACAAGCAATTGCCCTGTTCCACATTTTGTTCTATGCCAAggattttgatactttttaccGGACCGCTGCTTGGGCTCGGTACTACGTGAACGAAGGAATGTTCGTTTATGCCACCACAGTTGCCTTTACACATCGCGATGACTTGCAGGGATACATTTTGCCGCCGTTGTACGAAATTTATCCATTTTACTTCATCAATAGTGAGGTAATCACCAAGGCGCGTCAATATAAGATGCAGGGATATCACGGCATGAAAGAAGTTGAGGGTGTCAAGACAGTTGTCATCAATCACAACTACACCGGATCGAATATTTACACGAATCCCGAACAGAAATTGTCCTATTTTACGGAAGATATTGGATTGAAtagttattattactatttccATACTGAT tacCCCTTCTGGATGGGCGGCAAGGAATTCGGAATCGTCAATGATCGTCGTGGCGAGCTTTACTTGTATGAACACCAACAACTCTTGGCTCGTTACTACTTGGAACGCTTATCCAACGGTCTTGGCCACATCCCGGAATTTACTTGGGAGAAGCCCATCCGTACCGGATATTATCCCCAGCTGAGCTACTACAACGGACACGCCTTCCCCGTTCGCGAAGATCATCATTTGTTCAACAAGGAAGACCACTATCACGACATCGAGATGATCGAAGAGTACGAACATCGCATCATCGACGCCATTGACTTGGGTTACGTCGTTTTACCGAATGGCGAACACGTTGACTTGACCAAACCCGAATCTATCGAAATTTTGGGCAACATGATTCAAGGGAATGAGGACAGCGTTAACACTCGTTACTACAAATACATTGCCATGTTTGCGAAAATGATTTTGGGAACGTCTGTGGAAGCTGTCGAGTATCACAAAGTCATTCCGAGTGTTTTGGAACACTTTGAAACTTGCTTGCGTGATCCAGTTTTCTATCAAATTTATCGCAGAATCgctcatttttattatcagtTCAAGGATCATCTTCCATCATACACGCACGAAGAATTATCCTTCCCCGGAGTGAAAATTGACGAAGTTGAAGTTGATAAATTGGTGACTTTCTTCGATAAATATGACGTTGACGTTACAAATGCCATCGATATGGAACCCGAACCAGCtggaaaacacacaaaagacTCGAAAATCGAATATAAACCTGATCCTGTGGTTATTAAGGCACGCACCACTCGTTTGAATCACAAGCCTTTCAACTACAAATTGACCATTACTTCGGAAAAGGCCACAAAAGGTGTCGTTCGTGCCTTTATCGGACCCAAATTCAACGAATATGGCGCCCATTATCACTTGTCGGAGAATCGCGAGAACTTTTACGAGTTGGATCATTTCTTGTATGACCTTGTTCCAGGCAAAAATGTCATCAATCGTAATTCCGTTGACTTTTATGGCTTCGTTAACGATCGTACCACGTACTACGAGTTGTATAAAAAGGTGATGCTCGCTATCACGGGTGACGGTAAATTCCCCTTGGACCAATCCGAAGCACATTGTGGGTTCCCCGCTCGTCTCATGTTGCCAAAAGGCACGAAAGGTGGCATGGAATTCCAAATGTTCTTCATTATTTCGGAATATAAGGCTCCAGCGGTCCCACTTTATAAGGGATATGACCCCGTTGTGTCCTGCGGTGTCGGTTCGGGAGCTCGTTACATCGATGCTTTGCCCTTCGGATATCCGTTCGATCGTAAAATTGACGAAACCACGTTCTACACTGAAAATATGGTCTTCGAGGATGTCGTCATTTTCCACAAACGTGAGACCGATGTCAATGTTGTTGCCTAG
- the LOC134830654 gene encoding probable cytochrome P450 9f2, giving the protein MFLIPVIIFAILICLLYKYATLQHDFFAKRGIKFLKPLPLLGSNWRPAFGFASYFDFYRDTYTEFSGETVFGAFDLTKPVFMIRDLELVKQITIKNFDHFVNRRITIDVSCDPVGGRMMAFMHDDHWRTMRTTLSPAFTGNKMRYYFHLITECADRTMEYVDMEMEKNNRNGLKIETYDFFTRITNDLIASTAFGIEEKSFHDKGNEFYKLGRKLNEFGMGFFFKWMFFSVAPTVGKFLSLKMFDKHATDYFTTIIKDDLEQRNNKKFSRPDLLQIFLEADVPLEDIIGQSIQIFAAGFDTSAILFQFTAYELALHPEIQQKLTAEIDKVRENLKGKPLTYEIVQEMKYADKVIKESIRLHPALTWIERACTKPVTLTDSNGRDLHLEVGDHCVMPASGFHYDAKHFPDPEKFDPERFEGETNSAFMGFGLGPRKCMAGRLGIIQAKIFFYNILSKYQFEVNEMTAIPMKYRKGLAFLRADKDLWLDLKPRDDVL; this is encoded by the exons atgtttttaataccAGTAATTATCTTCGCGATTCTTATTTGTTTGCTGTACAAATATGCGACGCTTCAACATGACTTTTTCGCAAAACGCGGAATAAAATTCCTAAAACCTCTCCCGCTTCTCGGCAGTAATTGGCGTCCTGCCTTCGGTTTCGCGAGTTATTTCGACTTTTATCGCGACACGTACACCGAATTTTCCGGCGAAACGGTTTTTGGGGCTTTTGATTTGACGAAACCCGTTTTTATGATACGTGACCTTGAGCTGGTCAAGCAAATTACGATCAAGAACTTTGATCACTTTGTGAATCGACGCATTACGATAGATGTGAGTTGTGATCCGGTTGGCGGGAGGATGATGGCGTTCATGCATGACGATCACTGGCGCACGATGCGAACGACCTTGTCGCCGGCATTCACGGGGAACAAGATGCGATATTACTTTCACTTGATCACGGAATGTGCGGATCGTACGATGGAATATGTGGACATGGAAATGGAGAAAAACAACAGAAATGGCTTGAAAATTGAGACTTATGATTTTTTCACGCGGATTACGAATGATTTGATCGCTAGCACGGCCTTTGGGATTGAGGAAAAATCTTTTCATGATAAaggaaatgaattttataagcTGGGACGGAAATTAAATGAGTTTGGGATGGGATTTTTCTTCAAGTGGATGTTTTTTAGTGTGGCGCCGACAGTtggaaag TTTTTGAGCTTGAAAATGTTTGATAAACATGCTACGGACTACTTTACGACGATCATCAAGGACGATCTTGAACAaaggaacaataaaaaattttctcgaccggatttgttacaaattttcttgGAAGCag ACGTTCCTCTCGAAGACATTATTGGTCAAAGTATCCAAATATTTGCTGCCGGCTTTGATACTTCAGCAATTCTCTTCCAATTTACTGCCTACGAACTCGCTCTTCATCctgaaattcaacaaaaactaACAGCTGAAATCGATAAAgttcgtgaaaatttaaaaggcaaACCTTTGACGTACGAAATTGTGCAAGAAATGAAATACGCTGATAAAGTTATCAAAG AATCGATCCGCTTGCATCCCGCTTTGACCTGGATTGAACGTGCCTGCACAAAACCCGTCACCCTCACCGACTCCAATGGTCGCGATCTCCACTTGGAAGTTGGTGATCATTGCGTGATGCCCGCATCTGGTTTCCATTACGACGCCAAACACTTTCCAGACCCCGAAAAATTCGATCCAGAACGCTTCGAGGGCGAAACTAACTCCGCTTTTATGGGTTTCGGCTTGGGACCTCGCAAATGCATGGCGGGCCGGCTTGGAataattcaagcaaaaatatttttctacaacATTTTGTCCAAATATCAGTTTGAAGTGAACGAAATGACGGCAATTCCGATGAAATATCGCAAGGGACTTGCCTTTTTGCGTGCCGATAAAGATTTGTGGCTGGATTTGAAACCACGAGATGACGTGTTGTGA